Proteins co-encoded in one Maylandia zebra isolate NMK-2024a linkage group LG16, Mzebra_GT3a, whole genome shotgun sequence genomic window:
- the pikfyve gene encoding 1-phosphatidylinositol 3-phosphate 5-kinase isoform X4 → MACIANSKSVAFLSRRNSDMATDDKSSSSSSTDWSVEPAGISPTSPSHLTHFKPLTPEQDEPPLRSAYSSFVNLFRFNNKDEGRPPSTASEKPDIPAPSPQSERRSWSTSPSHSRTHRKQHPDHYRRTSTASEGSGKSVASLSNHDPRTAVQLRTALKRLKEIMEGKSQDSDLKQYWMPDSQCKECYDCNEKFTTFRRRHHCRLCGQIFCSRCCNQEIPGKFMGYTGDLRACTYCRKLALNYAHSADSGSIGEDLSALSDSPSSVCVLEPSEPRTPLGGRKSSRNIFLEEDLTWQSMIHQEPQNSGLTSRLTTLQEDVGKSPVRKRSASVTTMTLDRSVSSMVPSYDSSVSPPTSRSMSGTKSGTKLDHSEEERKILLDSSQLKDLWKKICHNSTGMEFQDHRYWLRTYPNCIVGKELVNWLLRNGTISTRAQAIAIGQALVDGRWIDCVTHHDQLFRDEYALYRPLQSTEFSETPSPDSDSVNSLEGHSEPSWFKDIKFDDSDTEQLADETEYAMPNSASPSKRTSVSSSHSVVDSDSAASINLNMEQNNVNFHVKKQSKYPHVPPAAEQKEFLLSEDGVQNIVITDAFIKESLFNRRVEEKAKEMMFTPLGWHHSSLDQLREENGEKKAMERLLSANHSHMMALLQQLLYSESLSLSWRDIIVPVVRQVVQTVRPDVRNCDDDMDIRQLVHIKKIPGGKKFDSMVVNGFVCTKNIAHKKMNPYIKNPRILMLKCSIEYLYREETKFTSIDPIVLQEREFLKNYVQRIVDVRPNLVLVEKTVSRIAQDMLLEHGITLVINVKPQVLDRVSHMTQGDLVMSMDQLLTKPRLGTCHKFYMQPFILANSEVKTLMFFEGCPPHLGCSIKLRGASEYELARVKEIIMLMVCVAYHSQLEISFLMDEFAMPPSLAQSTSFPCLLEGAAASEEEEDGESPGSENNEESPGKTAGSEDSASAAQTEDEGLLLDSSSKNGDLEALQDKLNPKSPTPSVRKDEAPAETRTSSPFSNPPAPPFSVSPPFLMEEDQEMTGSDTLIAASDGDMGREATLLKQESLGLEDGDGSETPTPKLFRDPLQDDTGMFFAEQVASSDDRLKSISAVFKQELKDVILCISPFITFKEPFLLTPAGMHCPSRDYFPEQVYLSPLLNKDLKELDVRRKRQLLKDSAPSSLVGGQTNGVVQPRPIEFLPCHSLTSTRIVEQLSNSQNLAEMLADYRAKGGRIRQKETHDPFNSAAAAASSQSRGADIPGKPSVKSEGEEERPSKQSEMNWAPKLDCLNPINHQRLCVLFSSSSIQSNNAPNPCVSPWIVTMEFYGKNDLSLGVFLERYCFRPSYQCPSMFCETPMVHHVRRFVHGNGCVQIVLKELDSPVPGYQHTILNYSWCRICKQVTPVVPLSNDSWCMSFAKYLELRFYGHQYSRRANAEPCGHSIHKDYHQYFSYNQMVASFSYTSIKLLEICLPRPKIFIRNLGPSKTNLQQDLKDFTQKVTQVYLAIDDRLTSLKTETFSKTREEKMEDIFAQKDMEEAELRSWIEKLQVRLQVCGSDSPQQLQAVLESLVVKKQSLCEMLQSWNSRLQDLFQQEKGKKRLSVPPSPGRHRPNTTDDSKSAVESSPRNPSPVVQNGEKEDRHLSTLSSSTVSSLLPSPGDPGAEPVTPVPSFIEQDSVSMSEDVFDGHLLGSTDSQVKEKSTMKAILANFLPGNSYNPIPFPFDPDKHYLMYEHERVPIAVCEREPSSIIAFALSCKEYKTALDDLSKVSNAGGEETSQPSSGGESRVKSSPARPTETTASQQSRSSTDTDSLKEADSADKQKKQALNPHVELQFSDANAKFYCRVYYAKEFHKMREEIMESSEEDFVRSLSHCVNWQARGGKSGAVFYATEDDRFILKQMPRLEVQSFLDFAPHYFTYITGAVQQKRPTALAKILGVYRIGYKNSQNNTEKKLDLLVMENLFYGRKMAQVFDLKGSLRNRNVKTESGKESCEVVLLDENLLKLIHDNPLYIRSHCKSILRAAIHSDAYFLSSHLIIDYSLLVGRDDATEQLVVGIIDYIRTFTWDKRLEMVVKSTGILGGQGKMPTVVSPELYRARFCEAMDKYFLMVPDHWTGLGTNC, encoded by the exons ATGGCTTGTATTGCAAACTCAAAGTCCGTGGCCTTCTTGAGTAG GAGGAACAGTGACATGGCTACAGATGACAAGTCCTCGTCCTCATCCTCAACGGACTGGAGCGTGGAGCCAGCTGGCATCTCACCCACCAGCCCCTCCCACCTGACTCACTTCAAGCCACTGACTCCAGAGCAGGATGAACCTCCCCTCCGCTCTGCATACAGCTCCTTTGTCAACCTGTTTCGGTTTAACAACAAAG ATGAGGGACGCCCTCCTTCAACAGCCTCAGAGAAGCCAGACATTCCAGCCCCTTCTCCTCAATCAGAGAGGAGAAGCTGGTCCACCAGTCCCTCTCACTCGAGGACGCATCGAAAGCAACATCCCGACCACTACAGACGCACCTCAACAGCCTCAG AGGGAAGCGGGAAATCTGTTGCATCTCTAAGTAATCATGACCCTCGTACTGCTGTGCAACTTCGCACTGCACTGAAGCGGCTGAAGGAGATCATGGAGGGAAAGAGCCAG GACAGCGATCTGAAGCAGTACTGGATGCCAGATAGCCAGTGTAAGGAGTGCTATGACTGCAACGAGAAGTTTACCACCTTTCGCCGCAGACATCACTGCAGGCTGTGTGGGCAGATCTTCTGTAGCCGCTGCTGCAACCAGGAAATTCCCGGAAAGTTCATGGGCTACACAG GAGACCTGCGGGCGTGTACATACTGCCGTAAATTAGCATTAAACTACGCTCACTCAGCTGACTCGGGCTCCATCGGCGAGGATCTGAGCGCCTTGTCTGACTCTccctcctctgtgtgtgtgctggagcCCAGTGAACCACGGACGCCATTGGGTGGGCGCAAGTCCAGCAGGAACATCTTCCTTGAGGAGGACCTGACCTGGCAGAG TATGATTCACCAGGAGCCTCAGAACAGCGGCCTCACTTCAAGGCTGACCACACTGCAGGAAGACGTAGGAAAATCACCTGTGAGGAAGAG ATCTGCCAGTGTGACCACCATGACGCTGGATCGCTCTGTATCCTCTATGGTGCCTTCCTACGACAGCTCAGTCAGCCCGCCAACCAGTCGATCCATGTCGGGGACCAAGAGCGGCACCAAGCTGGACCACAGTGAGGAGGAGCGAAAGATCCTGCTG GATTCCTCTCAGCTGAAGGATCTGTGGAAGAAAATCTGCCACAATAGCACAGGAATGGAGTTTCAGGACCACAGATACTGGCTCAGGACTTACCCAAACTGCATTGTGGGAAAGGAGCTTGTCAACTGGCTGCTGAGAAATGGAACCATCTCCACCAG GGCACAGGCTATTGCAATAGGCCAGGCATTAGTAGACGGTCGCTGGATCGACTGCGTCACACACCACGACCAGCTGTTCAGGGACGAGTATGCACTCTACCGACCTCTTCAG AGCACAGAGTTCTCAGAAACCCCATCTCCAGACAGCGATAGTGTCAACTCACTGGAGGGACATTCAGAGCCATCTTGGTTTAAAGACATCAAGTTTGATGACAGCGACACAGAGCAGCTTGCAGATGAGACTGAGTACGCCATGCCCA ACTCTGCCAGCCCCAGCAAGAGGACGTCAGTTAGCAGTTCCCATTCTGTGGTGGATAGTGACTCCGCCGCCTCTATAAACCTTAACATGGAGCAAAACAATGTCAACTTTCATGTTAAGAAGCAGTCCAAATATCCACACGTGCCTCCTGCTGCTGAGCAGAAAG aatTTCTTTTGTCCGAGGATGGAGTGCAGAACATTGTCATAACTGATGCATTCATCAAAG AGTCTCTGTTCAACCGTCGTGTGGAGGAAAAGGCTAAAGAGATGATGTTCACCCCACTGGGTTGGCACCACAGCTCTTTGGATCAGCTCAGAGAGGAAAACGGGGAGAAGAAGGCCATGGAGAGGCTGCT ttcagccAACCACAGCCACATGATGGcgctgctgcagcagctgctctataGTGAGTCGCTATCTCTGTCCTGGCGGGATATCATCGTACCCGTGGTCCGGCAGGTCGTGCAGACGGTGCGGCCCGACGTTCGCAACTGCGATGACGACATGGACATCCGGCAGCTGGTCCACATCAAGAAG ATTCCTGGAGGCAAGAAGTTTGACTCAATGGTCGTAAATGGCTTTGTGTGCACAAAAAACATCGCCCACAAGAAG ATGAACCCCTACATCAAGAACCCCAGGATCCTGATGCTCAAGTGTTCCATAGAGTACCTGTACAGAGAGGAGACCAAGTTTACCTCCATTGACCCCATCGTCCTACAA GAGCGAGAGTTTTTGAAGAACTATGTGCAGCGCATCGTGGATGTCCGTCCAAACCTGGTGTTGGTGGAGAAGACGGTTTCTCGTATTGCTCAAGACATGCTGTTAGAGCATGGCATCACACTGGTCATCAACGTCAAACCG CAAGTTTTGGACAGAGTGAGTCATATGACTCAGGGAGACCTGGTAATGTCCATGGACCAGCTCCTCACCAAACCTCGTCTGGGGACCTGCCACAAGTTCTACATGCAGCCCTTTATACTGGCAAACA GTGAGGTGAAGACATTGATGTTCTTTGAGGGCTGCCCTCCTCATCTTGGATGCTCCATAAAACTGCGTGGTGCTTCAGAGTACGAGCTGGCCAGGGTGAAGGAGATCATCATGCTGATGGTATGCGTGGCCTACCACTCCCAGCTGGAGATCTCGTTCCTCATGGATGAGTTCGCCATGCCGCCCAGCTTGGCACAAAGCACTTCGTTCCCCTGTCTGCTGGAAGGCGCCGCTGCttcagaggaagaggaagatggAGAGAGTCCAGGGAGCGAGAACAATGAAGAGAGCCCAGGGAAAACTGCAGGAAGTGAAGATTCTGCATCTGCAGCACAGACTGAGGATGAAGGGCTTCTCTTAGACTCTTCATCTAAAAATGGAGACCTAGAAGCTCTCCAAGACAAATTGAACCCAAAATCACCTACCCCATCTGTCCGAAAGGATGAGGCTCCTGCAGAGACGAGGACCTCCTCTCCATTTTCCAACCCTCCTGCACCGCCCTTTTCTGTGTCCCCTCCATTCCTCATGGAAGAAGACCAAGAGATGACAGGCTCCGACACGCTGATCGCAGCATCTGATGGGGATATGGGGCGAGAGGCAACGCTGCTGAAGCAGGAGTCGTTAGGTTTAGAGGATGGTGATGGATCAGAGACACCAACTCCTAAGTTGTTCAGAGACCCCCTGCAGGATGACACGGGGATGTTTTTCGCAGAGCAGGTGGCTTCATCTGATGACCGCCTGAAGTCCATCTCTGCAGTGTTCAAGCAGGAGCTCAAGGACGTCATCCTGTGCATTTCCCCCTTCATCACATTTAAAGAACCATTCCTTCTCACACCAGCTGGCATGCACTGCCCCAGCAGGGACTACTTTCCTGAGCAG GTCTACCTTTCTCCTCTCCTCAACAAGGACCTGAAGGAACTGGACGTGCGCAGAAAACGGCAGCTCCTTAAAGACTCAGCCCCCTCCTCACTGGTTGGAGGACAGACCAACGGCGTTGTGCAACCGAGGCCCATTGAGTTCCTGCCTTGCCACAGTCTGACCAGCACCCGCATTGTAGAGCAGCTGAGCAATAGTCAGAATTTGGCCGAGATGTTGGCGGACTACAGAGCAAAGGGGGGTCGCATCCGGCAGAAAGAAACCCATGACCCCTTCAACTCTGCCGCAGCTGCTGCCAGTAGCCAGAGCCGGGGGGCTGATATACCAGGCAAACCATCAGTGAAGAGCgaaggagaagaggagaggCCGAGCAAACAGAGCGAGATGAACTGGGCCCCCAAG CTGGACTGCCTGAATCCCATCAACCATCAGAGGTTGTGTGTGCTTTTCAGTAGTTCATCTATTCAGTCCAACAATGCACCCAACCCCTGTGTCAGCCCATG GATTGTCACGATGGAGTTTTATGGCAAGAACGACCTCTCTCTGGGTGTTTTCCTGGAACGATATTGTTTCAG GCCATCCTACCAGTGCCCCAGCATGTTCTGTGAGACTCCCATGGTGCATCACGTCCGTCGGTTTGTGCACGGCAACGGCTGTGTGCAGATTGTGTTGAAGGAGTTGGACTCCCCTGTGCCTGGTTATCAGCACACAATTCTCAACTACTCCTGGTGCCGAATCTGCAAGCAG gtGACACCGGTGGTTCCTCTCTCCAATGACTCGTGGTGTATGTCTTTTGCCAAATACCTGGAACTTCGCTTCTATGGTCACCAGTACTCCAGACGGGCTAATGCAGAGCCCTGCGGGCACTCCATCCACAAAGACTACCACCAGTACTTCTCATATAACCAGATGGTGGCTTCCTTCAG CTACACGTCTATAAAGTTGTTGGAGATTTGTCTTCCTCGGCCCAAGATCTTCATCAGGAACCTGGGACCATCCAAAACCAACCTGCAGCAGGACCTGAAGGACTTCACTCAGAA aGTCACACAGGTGTACTTGGCCATCGATGACCGCCTCACATCCCTGAAAACTGAAACCTTCAGTAAGACACGTGAAGAAAAGATGGAGGACATTTTCGCTCAGAAAGAT ATGGAAGAGGCAGAGCTGCGGAGCTGGATCGAAAAGCTTCAGGTTCGACTGCAGGTGTGCGGCTCAGATTCTCCTCAGCAGCTGCAGGCTGTTCTCGAGTCGCTGGTGGTGAAGAAACAGAGTCTGTGCGAGATGCTGCAGTCCTGGAACAGCAG ACTTCAGGATTTGTTCCAGCAGGAGAAAGGCAAGAAGCGCTTGTCTGTACCCCCCAGCCCAGGCAGACACAGGCCAAACACCACTGACGACAGCAAG aGTGCTGTGGAGTCCTCCCCTCGTAACCCATCACCGGTGGTACAAAATGGTGAGAAAG AGGACCGTCACCTCAGTACGCTGTCCTCCTCCACTGTTTCCTCCTTGCTGCCATCACCAGGAGATCCTGGAGCCGAGCCGGTCACACCTGTCCCCTCCTTTATCGAGCAGGACTCTGTCAGCATGTCAGAAG ACGTCTTTGACGGACACCTGCTGGGCTCCACTGACAGCCAGGTGAAGGAAAAATCCACCATGAAAGCAATCCTCGCCAACTTCCTCCCAGGAAACAGCTACAATCCCATCCCTTTCCCATT TGATCCAGATAAGCACTACCTCATGTACGAACATGAGCGGGTTCCCATCGCAGTGTGCGAGAGAGAGCCAAGCTCCATCATCGCCTTCGCCCTCAG CTGCAAGGAGTACAAAACAGCACTGGATGATCTGTCTAAGGTGTCGAACGCAGGAGGAGAGGAGACTTCACAGCCCAGCAG TGGTGGAGAGAGCCGGGTTAAGAGCAGCCCTGCCAGGCCCACTGAGACgacagcatcacagcagagtcgcagcagcacagacacagatTCTCTCA AAGAGGCCGACTCAgcagataagcagaagaaacagGCCCTAAATCCACACGTTGAGCTGC AGTTCTCCGATGCCAACGCCAAGTTCTACTGTCGGGTCTACTACGCCAAGGAGTTTCACAAGATGCGAGAGGAGATCATGGAGAGCAGTGAGGAGGATTTCGTCCGCTCGCTGTCCCACTGCGTTAACTGGCAGGCTCGTGGGGGGAAATCTGGAGCTGTGTTCTACGCAACAGAAG ACGACCGCTTCATCCTGAAGCAGATGCCCAGACTGGAGGTCCAGTCCTTCCTGGACTTTGCACCCCACTACTTTACCTACATCACAGGAGCTGTGCAGCAGAAA CGGCCGACGGCGTTGGCGAAGATCCTGGGTGTGTACAGGATTGGCTACAAGAACTCTCAGAACAACACGGAGAAGAAGCTGGACCTCCTTGTTATGGAAAACCTGTTTTATGGACGCAAGATGGCTCAG GTATTCGACCTCAAAGGCTCGCTGAGAAACCGCAATGTGAAGACAGAATCGGGCAAGGAAAGCTGCGAGGTGGTCCTACTGGACGAGAACTTGCTGAAGCTGATCCACGACAACCCGCTCTACATCCGCTCCCACTGCAAGTCCATCTTACGAGCTGCCATTCACAGCGACGCCTACTTCCTGTCTAGCCACCTCATCATCGACTACTCCCTGCTGGTTGGGCGGGACGACGCCACCGAGCAGCTGGTCGTTGGGATTATag ATTACATCAGGACGTTCACCTGGGACAAGAGACTGGAAATGGTTGTTAAATCCACTGGAATCCTCGGAGGCCAAG GGAAGATGCCCACTGTGGTTTCTCCGGAGCTGTACAGAGCTCGCTTCTGCGAAGCCATGGACAAATACTTCCTGATGGTCCCTGACCACTGGACTGGTCTGGGAACTAACTGCTGA